A window of Mycolicibacterium madagascariense genomic DNA:
TTGCCCTTGACGATGTCGACGTCGAAGTAGTCGTGCACCTCCTGCACGAAGCCGACGTCCTCGCCGGCGAACTTGCGCCCGGCGCACGCCAGGGCCCGCAGGTGCGCCGCGAGGTAGTCCGCGCGCTGCGGCTCGAGGTCCTCGACGCCGGGGAGCTCGTCGAGCAACCGCTGTGCCTGCCGCGCGAGGTCGGCGGGGTCCGGCGCGGGCTCGGCGCCGACGACCGCCCGCAACGCCGGGTCGCCGGTGAACGAGTCGACGTAGCCCTCCTCCACGCGATCGAACCGGAGGCCGATGAGCAGATACTCGCGAATCGCGCCGTGTGAGTCCATCCCCTTTGCCATGCCCTCAACCGTAAATGCAACACTGGGCGCATGCCGCGGGCGAGCGAGCCGAGTCCGTACGTCGAGTTCGATCGCAGTCAGTGGCGATCACTCCGTATGTCGACTCCCCTGAAGCTGACCGAGAGCGAAGTCCTGGGACTGCGCGGGCTCGGCGAGCAGCTCGACCTGCTCGAGGTCGAGGAGGTCTACCTCCCGCTCGCCCGGCTCATCCACCTGCAGGTCGCCGCGCGCCAACGGCTGTTCGCCACGACGGCGGAATTCCTCGGCGAGCCGCACCAGAACCCCGACCGTCCGGTGCCGTTCGTCATCGGTGTCGCCGGCAGCGTCGCGGTGGGCAAGTCGACGACCGCCCGCGTGCTGCAGGCACTGCTGGCGCGCTGGGAGCACCACCCGCGCGTCGACCTCGTCACCACGGACGGCTTCCTCTACCCCAACGCCGAGCTGCTACGGCGAAACCTGATGCACCGCAAGGGTTTTCCCGAGAGCTATGACCGACGCGCGCTGATGCGGTTCGTCACGGCGGTGAAGTCGGGATCGGATCTGGTGTCCGCGCCGGTGTACTCGCATCTGATCTACGACATCGTCCCTGGCGAACAGATGACCATCAAGCACCCCGACATCCTGATCCTCGAGGGTCTCAACGTGCTGCAGACCGGCCCGGCGCTGATGGTGTCGGACCTGTTCGACTTCTCGGTCTACGTCGACGCCCGCATCGAGGACATCGAGGGCTGGTACGTCTCGCGGTTCCTGGCGATGCGGGCCGGCGCGTTCGCCGACCCGCAGTCGCACTTTCACCACTACTCGACGCTGACCGACGAGCAGGCCGTGTTCGCCGCCCGCGACATCTGGCATTCGATCAACCGGCCCAACCTCATCGAGAACATCCTGCCGACGCGACCGCGCGCGACGCTGGTGCTGCGCAAGGACGCCGACCACGCGATCAACCGGCTGCGCCTGCGCAAGCTGTAGGACCTCCCCCGCGCCAGTTCCCCCGGCGAGCAGCCGCAAATGCGCCCGTGCACACGGCGTGTCGCGCACATTTGCGTCTGCTCGGCCTAGGAATGGAGCGCACCTAGGAACGCAGACGGCGCAGACCGACGTACTGCAGGTCGGCCATCACCAGCGTGTAGACGCCGCCGCCGAGCGTCAGCACGAGGCCCGTCGTGGTCAGCGGCCACGTCCCGGCCAGGACGACGGCAACCGACCCGATCGTGAAGACGACGTTGCCGACGACGACCGCGACGCCGGGAACGCGCACGTGCGCCAGCCGCGACAGCGCGTACACGGCGATGCCGTAGACGACGAAGAAGGCGCCCACCGCGTACTCGAGTGCGGGCGTGGTGCCGGAGAGCTCGGCGATGCGCGGGGCCGCGGCGAGACCCGCGACGCCCATGACGCCGGTGATGACGGCGTCCAATCGCATCGCGAAGCGCAGGAACCCATCCCGGGTGGCGGTGGCGGCAACGGTGGTGGCGGTCATGAAACTTCCCTTCTCGGTGGACTTCTCGAACACTCGGTGGGCCGGTGCGGGCCGCACGACGTAACCTCTTGCGGCGTGCGGCCGCGCACCGGTTCGCTGGGAGTCACGCCGAGTGGCGCACTCCGTGGCATCGAATGGCGCGTCGGTGGTGCGGCGGCCAACTGGACACCACCGACGATGCTCACCGACCGCTGCCAGATCGACGCCGAACGCTGCCAATCACTGCCAGCCGCAGGTCAGCGCGCTGAGGACACCGGCGTTCCCCGCAGATCCGCGGCGATGACGCGCGCTGCCGCGTTCTGCCAGTTGTGCAGCGAACGCTGCGGCACCTCGGTGACGAGCCACTGCCAGGCCTGCTTGGCGACGGGATCGAGGCCGACGGCCGTCGCGTTCTGCGCGTAGGCGCGCACCCCGACGACGTAGGGGAAGTACAGCGAGTTGTAGTGCCGCCACTGCTCACTGATGCCGAACTCACCGCCGTCACGCGGCTTGAGTGCTGCGATCCGATCGGCCAGCACGGCCCGCAACTCGTTGGCGCGCTCCAGCGGTTGGTCCGGCGCCCCGCGACGGCTCAGCCGCTCGGTCACGATCGGCAACGCGGTGAGCGGGCTGGCGACGAGCTTCGACAGATCGCCGTAGTGCCCGAGCGCGCGTCGGGTGAGCCGGACGAACGTCTCGTCGTCGACCCCGTCCAGTGGGCTGTCGGAGCGCAGCGGCAGGGCCGCCTCGGTGCGGCGCAGCGTCGCGCGCTCCTCCCGCAGCGCCGGGGAGGACGAGAACGCGAGCCGGTCCAGCACCCCGGCCAGCGGGTCGGCCATGACGTTGATGCCGATGGCGATCGCCAGGCTGGTGAACAGCAACACCGACAGCGCGCCGCGCTCGCCGGTGACCGCCATGCCGACGAGCACCTGTCCGCCGAACAGCGCGGCGACGACGACGCTGCCGACGAAGGACCGCAGCATGTCCGCGCGCAACGCCTGCCCCTCGTCGAAGGCGTCCCAGATAGCGACGGCCACCCCGAGCAGCAGGACGTCGCAACCGGTGGACGCCAGTGCCAGCCAGCTGGGCACCAGCCCGAGCGGGATGACCAGGATCGCGTTGCCGAGGGAGAAGAACATCGTCGCCACGACGGCGACGCCGATGACGCGACGCGGTCTGCCCTGCCGCCGTACGGCTACGGCCATCGCGCCGAGGGTGGAGACCGAGACCACCGCGAACATCACCCAGTGCCCGGCGCGCAGCGGCCCGTCGACCGAACCGGCGAGGGTCGCGCCGACGACGGCCAGCGCCGCGACGACGACGACCGCGGCGACCTCGCCCGCCCTGGTCCGCCACGTGTCACCGGGCCGCGAC
This region includes:
- the coaA gene encoding type I pantothenate kinase codes for the protein MPRASEPSPYVEFDRSQWRSLRMSTPLKLTESEVLGLRGLGEQLDLLEVEEVYLPLARLIHLQVAARQRLFATTAEFLGEPHQNPDRPVPFVIGVAGSVAVGKSTTARVLQALLARWEHHPRVDLVTTDGFLYPNAELLRRNLMHRKGFPESYDRRALMRFVTAVKSGSDLVSAPVYSHLIYDIVPGEQMTIKHPDILILEGLNVLQTGPALMVSDLFDFSVYVDARIEDIEGWYVSRFLAMRAGAFADPQSHFHHYSTLTDEQAVFAARDIWHSINRPNLIENILPTRPRATLVLRKDADHAINRLRLRKL